One segment of Natronosalvus halobius DNA contains the following:
- the glmS gene encoding glutamine--fructose-6-phosphate transaminase (isomerizing), with amino-acid sequence MCGIIARVGHDDATETLLSSLENLEYRGYDSAGIAVQNGSGVKVHKCSGEVADLKSRLQTKPSGNIGIGHTRWSTHGPPTDANAHPHTDTAGDVAVVHNGVIENYDELRDELQAKGHEFKSDTDTEVIPHLIDEYRAEAPDTETAVRRAVSTLEGSYAIAAIVDGEEAVYAARKGSPLVLGLDSNEWYLASDVPAFLDHTDEVIYLEDGDVVVLDPDNYWITDLEGTPVERSVDTVEWDPEDAGKGEYDHYMLKEIHNQPTSLANTIEGRVDDGEVVLEDLPAGTFSEVEYVQFVACGTSYHAAVYGTQQLRKAGIRTEVIRASEYDSTAGPVCERTLTIAVTQSGETADTLEALRSADEQGARTLAVTNVVGSTAARTADDALYIRAGPEVGVAATKTFSSQAVTLTLLGQRLAADVTSATPRDDQAELLEDLERLPDQVETLLESTDAERLAAAYVDSPSYFFIGNDLGHPVALEGALKFKEITYEHAEGFASGELKHGPLALVTDETPIFATCTGANDEKTKTNAIEAQSRGAPIVAVGPEENPLTDVADVQLEIPETHPVWAGLLATVQLQLVSYHAANQLGRPIDKPRNLAKSVTVE; translated from the coding sequence ATGTGTGGAATCATCGCGCGAGTTGGTCACGACGACGCGACCGAGACGCTCCTCTCGTCGCTCGAGAACCTCGAGTACCGCGGCTACGACTCCGCCGGAATCGCCGTCCAGAACGGCTCCGGCGTGAAGGTCCACAAGTGCTCGGGAGAGGTCGCCGACCTCAAGTCCCGTCTCCAGACGAAACCCAGCGGGAATATCGGAATCGGGCACACCCGCTGGAGTACCCACGGACCGCCGACGGACGCGAACGCCCACCCCCACACAGACACCGCGGGTGACGTCGCCGTCGTTCACAACGGCGTCATCGAGAACTACGACGAACTCAGGGACGAACTCCAGGCGAAGGGCCACGAGTTCAAGAGCGACACCGACACCGAGGTCATCCCCCACCTGATCGACGAGTACCGGGCCGAGGCCCCCGACACGGAGACGGCCGTTCGCCGCGCCGTCTCGACGCTCGAGGGGAGCTACGCGATCGCCGCCATCGTCGACGGCGAAGAAGCCGTATACGCCGCCCGAAAGGGCTCTCCGCTCGTCCTCGGGCTCGACTCCAACGAGTGGTACCTCGCGAGCGACGTCCCCGCGTTCCTGGATCACACCGACGAGGTGATCTACCTCGAGGACGGCGATGTCGTCGTGCTCGACCCCGACAACTACTGGATCACCGACCTCGAGGGAACCCCCGTCGAGCGCTCGGTCGATACCGTCGAGTGGGACCCCGAAGACGCCGGCAAAGGCGAGTACGACCACTACATGCTCAAGGAGATTCACAACCAGCCGACCTCGCTCGCCAACACCATCGAGGGACGAGTCGACGACGGCGAGGTCGTCCTGGAGGACCTCCCCGCGGGGACGTTCTCCGAGGTCGAGTACGTCCAGTTCGTCGCCTGCGGAACCTCCTACCACGCGGCGGTCTACGGTACCCAACAGCTCCGCAAGGCGGGGATCCGGACGGAAGTCATCCGTGCAAGCGAGTACGACTCGACTGCGGGGCCGGTCTGTGAGCGAACCCTGACGATCGCCGTCACCCAGAGCGGCGAGACAGCCGACACGCTCGAGGCGCTCCGCAGCGCCGACGAACAGGGGGCGCGAACGCTCGCCGTCACCAACGTCGTCGGGTCGACGGCGGCACGAACTGCCGACGACGCGCTGTACATCCGGGCGGGGCCGGAAGTCGGCGTCGCCGCGACGAAGACGTTCTCCTCGCAGGCGGTCACGCTGACCCTGCTCGGCCAGCGACTCGCCGCTGACGTAACGTCGGCTACGCCCCGGGACGACCAGGCCGAACTCCTGGAGGACCTCGAGCGGCTTCCGGACCAGGTCGAGACGCTCCTCGAGTCGACCGATGCGGAGCGACTGGCGGCAGCGTACGTCGACAGCCCGTCGTACTTCTTCATCGGGAACGACCTGGGCCATCCGGTGGCGCTCGAGGGCGCCCTGAAGTTCAAGGAGATCACCTACGAGCACGCGGAAGGGTTCGCCTCGGGCGAACTCAAGCACGGGCCGCTCGCGCTCGTGACCGACGAGACGCCGATCTTCGCCACCTGTACGGGGGCGAACGACGAGAAGACCAAGACGAACGCGATCGAGGCCCAGAGTCGCGGCGCACCGATCGTCGCCGTCGGCCCCGAGGAGAACCCGCTGACTGACGTCGCCGACGTTCAACTCGAAATCCCTG